The genomic region TCGAGTGAGCGCTCGACGGCGTCGTGCCAGCGGCCGAACTTGCGGTCCATCTCCGCCTCGTCGGCGTCCGGGCTGAACTGGCGGTCGACCTGCCAGTTGTCGCGCAGCTCGTCGATGGTGTCCCAGTAGCCCACGGCGAGGCCAGCCGCGTACGCCGAACCGAGGGCGGTCGTCTCGTCGACCTCCGGCCGGGCGATCTCCGTGTCGATGATGTCGGACTGGAGCTGGCAGAGGAAGTTGTTCTTGACGGCCCCACCGTCGACGCGCAGGCGGTTCATCTCGATACCGGAGTCGGCCTCCATCGCCTCCGCGACGTCGCGGGTCTGGTACGCGATGGACTCGAGGGTCGCCCGCACGATGTGCTCGCGGCGGGTACCCCGCGTCATGCCGACGATGGTCCCGCGGGCGCGGCCGTCCCAGTGCGGGGCACCGAGCCCGGTGAAGGCAGGGACGACGTAGACGCCGTCGGTCGATTCGACGCTGCGGGCGAGCTCTGCGGTCTCGGCCGGGTCGTTGATGAGGTCGACGTCCTCCAGCCACTCGATGGCGGCTCCCGTGATGAAGATGGAGCCTTCGAGCGCGTACTGGACGGGCTCGCCAGAGCGCTGGAATCCGATGGTCGTGAGCAGACCGTGGTCGGACGTGACAGCTTCTTCGCCGGTGTTCATCAGGAAGAACGACCCCGTTCCGTAGGTGTTCTTCGCGTCACCTTCGTCGAAACAGGTCTGCCCGAACAGGGCGGCCTGCTGGTCACCCAGCGCACCGGCGACGGGGACCTCCGCACCAAGGAAGCCCTCGGCGTCGGTGGTGCCGTAGGTATCCTCGTCGCTGGACGGACGAACCTCGGGGAGCAGGCTGGCCGGCACGTCGAACTCCTCGAGGAGTTCGTCGTCCCACTCCATCTCCCGGATGTTGTACAGCATCGTCCGGGACGCGTTCGTGACGTCCGTGATGTGGTTGCCCGTGAGCTTGTAGATGAGCCACGAGTCGATGGTCCCCATGCGGAGTTCCCCGGCCTCTGCGCGGTCGCGGACGTCCTGTGGACGCGACCGTTCCATCTTGATGGGGTCTGCATTGTCGAGCAGCCACTCGGCCTTCGTCGCCGAGAAGTACGCGTCGGCCTCGAGGCCGGTCTTCTCGCGGATCCATTCGACCTTGTCTTCCTCCTGGAGGACCTCGACGCGGTCGGTCGTCCGGCGGTCCTGCCAGACCAGCGCGTTGTGGATGGGCTTGCCCGTTTCAGGGTCCCAGATGAGCGTCGTCTCGCGCTGGTTCGTGATGCCGAGCGCCTCGAGCTGCTCGGCCTCGACACCGGCCTCGGTCAGCGCTCTCGTCACCACCTCCTTCGTGTTCTCCCAGATCTCCATGGGGTCGTGCTCGACCCAGCCCGGCTCCGGGTAGATCTGTTCGTGCTTCTCGTAGGCGTTGGCGACCACCTGTCCGCTGTGGTCGAACACCATGAAGCGCGTCCCTGTCGTTCCCTGGTCGATCGCACCGACGTAGCTGTTTCGTGCCATGGTTGGTCCGGGCGGCCGACTACTTTATCGAAGGTCGGCCACTGGGGGTAAAGTGTATGGTCCATCATGATAAAACCCTGTGAATACAATCAACAATTCGACAAGAAACTCCACTTTCCGCCCGTATTCGGCGAGAGACACCGGGTAATCGAGGAACGACCCCAGAAGTTACTGAAGGCCTCCCCCCACAGGATAAAAAATAAAGTAGCTACGCCACGGAGTTGAGATAACTGGATGGCATCGAGAACAGACGTTCTGGTCATCGGCGGGGGCTCGACGGGCACCGGTATCGCCCGAGACCTCGCGATGCGTGGGCTCGACGTGACACTCGTCGAGCAGGGTAACCTGACCCACGGGACGACGGGCCGGATGCACGGCCTGCTCCACAGCGGCGGCCGGTACGCCGTCGCCGACCAGGCGAGTGCGACGGAGTGCATCGAGGAGAACCGCGTTCTCCGGGACATCGCGGGTCACTGCGTCGAGATGACCGGTGGCCTGTTCGTGAAACGACCCGAGGACACCGAGGAGTACTTCGAGGAGAAGCTGCAGGGCTGTGCCGACTGTGGCATCCCCGCCGAGGTCCTCTCGCGGGAGGAAGCACGCGAGGTCGAACCCTACCTCGCGAAGGACGTCGACAAGGCCATCGAAGTACCCGACGGCGCGGTCGACCCGTTCCGGCTCTGCGTCGCGAACGCTATCTCCGCCGAACAGCACGGCGGGCGCGTCGAGACCCACGCGAAGGTCATCGACCTGTTGACCGACGGCGACCGCGTGACGGGCGCACGGGTGAAACACGAATCCGGACCGGGCAAGCGCGAGCACGGCCTGCCCGGTCAGGAGGAGGACATCCACGCCGACTACGTCGTCAATGCCACCGGGGCGTGGGCCGGCCGCATCGGCGAGATGGCC from Haloarchaeobius sp. HME9146 harbors:
- the glpK gene encoding glycerol kinase GlpK, with translation MARNSYVGAIDQGTTGTRFMVFDHSGQVVANAYEKHEQIYPEPGWVEHDPMEIWENTKEVVTRALTEAGVEAEQLEALGITNQRETTLIWDPETGKPIHNALVWQDRRTTDRVEVLQEEDKVEWIREKTGLEADAYFSATKAEWLLDNADPIKMERSRPQDVRDRAEAGELRMGTIDSWLIYKLTGNHITDVTNASRTMLYNIREMEWDDELLEEFDVPASLLPEVRPSSDEDTYGTTDAEGFLGAEVPVAGALGDQQAALFGQTCFDEGDAKNTYGTGSFFLMNTGEEAVTSDHGLLTTIGFQRSGEPVQYALEGSIFITGAAIEWLEDVDLINDPAETAELARSVESTDGVYVVPAFTGLGAPHWDGRARGTIVGMTRGTRREHIVRATLESIAYQTRDVAEAMEADSGIEMNRLRVDGGAVKNNFLCQLQSDIIDTEIARPEVDETTALGSAYAAGLAVGYWDTIDELRDNWQVDRQFSPDADEAEMDRKFGRWHDAVERSLDWAQDGGD